A stretch of the Osmerus mordax isolate fOsmMor3 chromosome 12, fOsmMor3.pri, whole genome shotgun sequence genome encodes the following:
- the hrh2a gene encoding histamine receptor H2a isoform X1 — MQLSVIILGVFLSLLILLTIFGNVLVCLAVCATRRLRCLTNCFIVSLAVTDLLLGMLVLPFSALLQLSNDWPLGPTFCNLYISMDVMLCTASILNLLAISVDRYLAVTAPLRYPSLVLPRRVAVAMASVWAVSLAVSFLPIQLGWNTSNGTVQNFGPNDPERKCIFSLNPSYVIVDSLLTFYLPLLVMCWTYHRILRIARAQAKRIISMRPNFNGSAAPAVVSTVTAVALREHKATVTLAAVIGAFVVCWVPYFTLFTIMGVREQAEPPPVAYPVVLWLGYTNSALNPILYAALNRDFRSAYARLLRCGYYSTGRGRPPSANPAGEVTLLCGHTPSICRAGLRETGMLLQDVNRRPAMATFQLSNGGDGNDDTSMTGAVGSDRYNLRTQTHKYAHIDVLFYHLSLSHQLVLRLRCCVRRMYRQVHPASSLHPDLCLRRRPMCLVADSEIWVEWK; from the exons ATGCAGCTGTCTGTCATCATTCTGGGCGTGTTCCTgtccctcctcatcctgctgACCATATTTGGCAACGTCCTGGTGTGTCTGGCGGTGTGCGCGACGCGACGCCTCCGCTGCCTCACAAACTGTTTCATAGTCTCCCTGGCCGTGACTGACTTGCTGCTCGGCATGCTGGTCCTGCCTTTCTccgccctcctccagctctccaacGATTGGCCGCTGGGGCCCACCTTTTGCAACCTCTATATCTCCATGGATGTCATGCTGTGCACCGCCTCCATCCTCAACCTGTTGGCCATCAGTGTTGACCGCTACCTGGCCGTGACGGCACCTCTAAGGTACCCCTCGTTGGTGCTGCCGAGGCGTGTCGCCGTAGCAATGGCGTCAGTGTGGGCCGTGTCGCTGGCAGTGTCGTTCCTGCCCATCCAGCTGGGCTGGAACACATCCAACGGCACCGTGCAGAATTTCGGCCCCAACGACCCAGAGAGGAAGTGCATTTTCAGTCTGAACCCATCATACGTCATAGTGGACTCCCTGCTCACTTTCTacctccccctgctggtcatGTGCTGGACCTACCACCGCATCCTGCGCATCGCACGGGCGCAGGCCAAACGCATCATCTCCATGCGGCCCAACTTCAACGGCTCCGCGGCCCCCGCGGTGGTTTCCACGGTGACGGCGGTGGCGCTGCGTGAGCACAAGGCCACGGTGACTTTGGCGGCGGTGATCGGGGCGTTTGTGGTGTGCTGGGTGCCCTACTTCACCCTGTTCACCATCATGGGGGTGCGGGAGCAGGCGGAGCCCCCGCCCGTAGCCTATCCCGTGGTGCTGTGGCTGGGCTACACCAACTCCGCCCTCAACCCCATCCTCTATGCCGCGCTCAACAGAGACTTCCGCTCGGCGTACGCTCGCCTGCTGCGCTGCGGCTACTACAGCACAGGGAGGGGCCGGCCCCCGTCGGCTAACCCGg cGGGGGAGGTGACCCTGCTGTGTGGACACACCCCCTCCATCTGCAGGGCGGGGCTACGGGAGACAGGTATGCTGCTCCAGGACGTGAATAGGAGACCTGCCATGGCCACCTTCCAGCTCAGCAATGGGGGCGATGGCAATGATGACACCTCGATGACTGGCGCCGTCGGCAGCGATAGGTACAACTTGCGCACTCAGACACACAAGTACGCACACATAGATGTCCTTTTctatcacctctctctctcccaccagctTGTGCTGAGGCTACGCTGCTGTGTGAGAAGAATGTACCGGCAGGTCCATCCGGCATCCAGCCTGCATCCTGACCTGTGTCTCAGAAGGAGGCCAATGTGTTTGGTAGCAGATTCTGAG ATATGGGTGGAATGGAAGTAG
- the hrh2a gene encoding histamine receptor H2a isoform X2, translating into MQLSVIILGVFLSLLILLTIFGNVLVCLAVCATRRLRCLTNCFIVSLAVTDLLLGMLVLPFSALLQLSNDWPLGPTFCNLYISMDVMLCTASILNLLAISVDRYLAVTAPLRYPSLVLPRRVAVAMASVWAVSLAVSFLPIQLGWNTSNGTVQNFGPNDPERKCIFSLNPSYVIVDSLLTFYLPLLVMCWTYHRILRIARAQAKRIISMRPNFNGSAAPAVVSTVTAVALREHKATVTLAAVIGAFVVCWVPYFTLFTIMGVREQAEPPPVAYPVVLWLGYTNSALNPILYAALNRDFRSAYARLLRCGYYSTGRGRPPSANPAGEVTLLCGHTPSICRAGLRETGMLLQDVNRRPAMATFQLSNGGDGNDDTSMTGAVGSDSLC; encoded by the exons ATGCAGCTGTCTGTCATCATTCTGGGCGTGTTCCTgtccctcctcatcctgctgACCATATTTGGCAACGTCCTGGTGTGTCTGGCGGTGTGCGCGACGCGACGCCTCCGCTGCCTCACAAACTGTTTCATAGTCTCCCTGGCCGTGACTGACTTGCTGCTCGGCATGCTGGTCCTGCCTTTCTccgccctcctccagctctccaacGATTGGCCGCTGGGGCCCACCTTTTGCAACCTCTATATCTCCATGGATGTCATGCTGTGCACCGCCTCCATCCTCAACCTGTTGGCCATCAGTGTTGACCGCTACCTGGCCGTGACGGCACCTCTAAGGTACCCCTCGTTGGTGCTGCCGAGGCGTGTCGCCGTAGCAATGGCGTCAGTGTGGGCCGTGTCGCTGGCAGTGTCGTTCCTGCCCATCCAGCTGGGCTGGAACACATCCAACGGCACCGTGCAGAATTTCGGCCCCAACGACCCAGAGAGGAAGTGCATTTTCAGTCTGAACCCATCATACGTCATAGTGGACTCCCTGCTCACTTTCTacctccccctgctggtcatGTGCTGGACCTACCACCGCATCCTGCGCATCGCACGGGCGCAGGCCAAACGCATCATCTCCATGCGGCCCAACTTCAACGGCTCCGCGGCCCCCGCGGTGGTTTCCACGGTGACGGCGGTGGCGCTGCGTGAGCACAAGGCCACGGTGACTTTGGCGGCGGTGATCGGGGCGTTTGTGGTGTGCTGGGTGCCCTACTTCACCCTGTTCACCATCATGGGGGTGCGGGAGCAGGCGGAGCCCCCGCCCGTAGCCTATCCCGTGGTGCTGTGGCTGGGCTACACCAACTCCGCCCTCAACCCCATCCTCTATGCCGCGCTCAACAGAGACTTCCGCTCGGCGTACGCTCGCCTGCTGCGCTGCGGCTACTACAGCACAGGGAGGGGCCGGCCCCCGTCGGCTAACCCGg cGGGGGAGGTGACCCTGCTGTGTGGACACACCCCCTCCATCTGCAGGGCGGGGCTACGGGAGACAGGTATGCTGCTCCAGGACGTGAATAGGAGACCTGCCATGGCCACCTTCCAGCTCAGCAATGGGGGCGATGGCAATGATGACACCTCGATGACTGGCGCCGTCGGCAGCGATAG ctTGTGCTGA